A single region of the Nicotiana sylvestris chromosome 6, ASM39365v2, whole genome shotgun sequence genome encodes:
- the LOC104230138 gene encoding aquaporin TIP2-1-like, producing MPCIALGRFDDSFSSGSIKAYIAEFISTLLFVFAGVGSAIAYNKLTADAALDPAGLVAVAVCHGLALFVAVAIAANISGGHVNPAVTFGLALGGQITIITGLFYWIAQVLGAIAASYLLKFVTGGLAVPIHGVAAGVGATEGVVMEIIITFALVYTVFATAVDPKKGTLGTIAPIAIGFIVGANILAAGPFSGGSMNPARSFGPAVASGNFAGNWIYWVGPLVGGGLAGLTYSNVFMNYDHAPLVSEF from the exons ATGCCTTGCATAGCTTTGGGACGTTTTGACGATTCATTCAGCTCAGGGTCTATTAAGGCTTATATTGCTGAATTTATCTCTACGTTGCTTTTCGTCTTCGCCGGAGTTGGTTCCGCCATTGCCTACA ACAAGTTGACAGCAGATGCTGCTCTTGATCCGGCGGGACTAGTAGCAGTTGCAGTTTGCCATGGATTGGCTCTGTTCGTGGCGGTTGCTATTGCCGCTAACATCTCCGGTGGTCACGTTAACCCTGCGGTTACTTTTGGTTTAGCTCTTGGCGGTCAAATCACCATTATTACCGGCTTGTTCTACTGGATTGCTCAGGTTTTGGGCGCCATTGCAGCTTCCTACCTCCTCAAATTTGTCACTGGAGGACTA GCTGTTCCAATTCACGGCGTGGCAGCAGGAGTGGGAGCAACTGAAGGAGTTGTAATGGAAATCATTATCACCTTTGCATTAGTGTACACAGTGTTCGCAACAGCAGTTGACCCAAAGAAGGGAACATTGGGCACCATTGCACCCATTGCCATTGGTTTCATTGTTGGTGCTAACATCTTGGCTGCCGGTCCATTCTCCGGTGGTTCAATGAACCCGGCCCGCTCTTTTGGTCCAGCTGTGGCCAGTGGTAACTTCGCTGGAAACTGGATTTACTGGGTTGGACCACTAGTTGGTGGTGGTTTGGCTGGTTTAACTTACAGCAATGTGTTCATGAACTACGACCACGCCCCTCTCGTTAGTGAATTCTAA
- the LOC138871975 gene encoding uncharacterized protein, with protein MKRKIDSEKREPKKENNLVLKAESNDSSEENSDMAYLIKRLQKMVRRNGGILKRDNFSKPNNYDLCYKCGKPGNSIKYCPLMNQEHSKYNLEKVAKRNLAPDKHFKRKRSTDNVVKQALAAWGDSSSESEDETDAGDSSMMAVENDDEDDDNSEVNFRDVQRNLKSYSPKKLMSLASALIDAYHSLVEDKDALTLELGEAEQTRDDLIMCVVDLKETICEPEKEKIVLTKKIANIEHERDDLVVVVVDYKETIENFSKEKEALVKRVTEIEEERDDLLGIGFQGEKTPYNPHSKYVTVPDNWLCTHCENNGHFKENCQARVQSIQKNKVFAKNGIVKGSHQQWFMDSGCSKNMTGNTMDFLSLKALQ; from the exons atgaagaggaagatagataGTGAAaaaagagaaccaaagaaagaaaataacctggtactcaaagctgaaagcaatgactcaagtgaggagaacagtgacatggcttacttaatCAAGAGGcttcagaagatggtcagaagaaatggaggaaTACTGAAAAGAGACAACTTCAGCAAACCAAATAACTATGATctttgttataagtgtggaaagccagGGAACTCCATCAAATATTGTCCTCTCATGAATCAAGAACATTCCAAGTACAACCTTGAGAAAGTAGCAAAGAGGAACTTGGCGCCTGACAAACACTTTAAAAGGAAGAGATCTACTGACAATGTGGTGAAACaggctcttgcagcatggggagactcctctagtgagtctgaagatgaaacTGATGCAGGTGACAGCTCCATGATGGCGGTTGAAA atgatgatgaagacgatgacaacagtgaggtaaatttcagggatgttcagagaaatctaaaatcctactctcctaagaaactcatgtctttagctagtgcattaattgatgcctatcatagtcttgtggaggataaGGATGCCTTGACCTTAGAGctaggagaagctgaacaaactagagatgatCTGATAATGTGTGTAGTTGATTTGAAGGAAACCATTTGTGAGCCGGAGAAAGAAAAAATTGTTTTAACCAAAAAAATTGCTAACatagaacatgaaagagatgaCTTAGTGGTTGTAGTTGTTGACTATAAGGAAACCATTGAGAACTTCAGTAAAGAAAAAGAGGCCTTAGTGAAGAGAGTGACTGAGATTGAGGAAGAAAGAGATGATCTCTTG GGAATAGGGTTCCAAGGGGAGAAAACCCCTTACAACCCCCATAGCAAGTATGTTACTGTACCAGACAACTGGTTGTGTACCCATTGTGAGAACAATGGGCATTTCAAGGAAAATTGCCAAGCCAGGGTCCAGTctattcagaaaaacaaagtgtttgctaaaaat GGAATAGTGAAAGGAAGTCATCAACAATGGTTTATGGATAGTGGATGTTCAAAGaacatgactgggaacaccatggacttcctttcactaaaagccctacaatga
- the LOC138871976 gene encoding uncharacterized protein, with protein sequence MHDFIMAEDSELWDVICDGPYIPIKAVGDLPFTISKTIKEYTDADRKVVEKNFRAKKILEIWEALQTAHKGTTTIKPSKIDMLTTEYELFRIKDDESIQDMHTRFTSIINELHSLGKIIPRNKLVRKILSILPSSWESKVNVITEANDLHELTIDELVGNLKTY encoded by the exons atgcatgattttatcatggctgaagACTCTGAGTTGTGGGATGTCATATGTGATGGTCCTTACATCCCAATAAAGGCAGTTGGAGACCTTCCATTTACAATATCAAAGACCATAAAAGAATACACTGACGCAGATAGGAAAGTTGTGGAGAAAAATTTTCGTGCTAAGAAAATTTTG GAGATATGGGAAGCATTACAAACAGCACATAAGGGAACCACTACAATAAAGCCGtctaagattgatatgctcactaCTGAGTATGAACTCTTTAGGATAAAAgacgatgaatctattcaagatatgcacacaagattcacctccatcataaatgagttacactcacttggtaAAATCATTCCTAGGAACAAGCTAGTGAGAAAGATTCTTAGTATCCTACCTAGttcttgggaaagcaaggtgaatgtTATTACTGAAGCAAATGACCTACATGAGCTGACAATAGACGAGCTGGTTGGAAATTTGAAGACCTActag